The following proteins are encoded in a genomic region of Chryseobacterium cucumeris:
- a CDS encoding MBL fold metallo-hydrolase, with the protein MKLYPIQCGKFKLDGGAMFGVVPKSLWEKTNPADEKNLIELGTRSLLIEDGKKLILVDCGLGNKQDDKFFGHYSLWGDDTLDKNLKKYGFIKEDITDVFLTHLHFDHCGGAIEWNDDRTGYRPAFKNANFWTNENHWQWAIEPNAREKASFLKENIMPMQESGQLNFLPLPTTGNYGFAPDLKMDVIFVDGHTEKQMLPVIQYQEKTVVFAADLIPTAGHINQVYVMGYDTRPLLTLEEKGKFLKQCVDNEYLLFFEHDAHNELASLKMTDKGVRLDETFSFNDVFGY; encoded by the coding sequence ATGAAGTTATATCCAATACAATGTGGAAAATTTAAACTGGACGGCGGTGCTATGTTTGGAGTCGTCCCGAAGAGTCTGTGGGAAAAAACAAACCCGGCAGACGAAAAAAACCTGATCGAGCTGGGAACCCGTTCTCTGCTTATTGAAGATGGAAAAAAATTAATCCTGGTAGACTGCGGTCTCGGTAACAAACAGGATGACAAGTTTTTTGGACATTATTCTCTTTGGGGAGACGATACTCTTGATAAAAATCTTAAAAAATACGGCTTTATAAAGGAAGATATTACGGATGTATTCCTTACTCACCTTCACTTCGATCACTGCGGCGGAGCTATAGAATGGAATGACGACAGAACCGGATACAGACCTGCCTTTAAAAACGCCAACTTCTGGACGAATGAAAACCACTGGCAATGGGCTATAGAACCCAATGCAAGGGAAAAAGCCAGCTTTCTGAAGGAAAATATTATGCCGATGCAGGAAAGCGGACAACTTAACTTTTTACCACTTCCCACTACCGGAAATTACGGTTTCGCTCCTGATCTGAAGATGGATGTTATCTTCGTAGACGGACATACGGAAAAGCAGATGCTTCCGGTAATCCAATATCAGGAAAAAACGGTTGTTTTTGCAGCCGATCTTATTCCTACCGCAGGACATATCAATCAGGTATACGTGATGGGATATGATACCAGACCTCTTTTAACACTGGAAGAAAAAGGGAAATTCCTTAAGCAGTGTGTAGACAACGAATATTTATTGTTCTTTGAACATGATGCTCATAACGAACTGGCAAGTCTTAAAATGACCGATAAAGGGGTAAGACTTGATGAGACGTTTAGCTTTAATGATGTTTTTGGATATTAA
- the coaE gene encoding dephospho-CoA kinase (Dephospho-CoA kinase (CoaE) performs the final step in coenzyme A biosynthesis.), with product MEELHSETQQTEPEPAPKIIGLTGGIGSGKTTVARFIEEFGFPVYYSDDRAKAIVNESEDLKIKIKELLGEDAYDENGLYDRKFVADKVFNNRDLLQQLNEIIHPAVRIDFENWVKKQSKYLVFKETALLFELKLNRQCYKSLLVTAEDNIRIKRVMDRDNKTYREVETVMEKQMPERDKIKMADCIIYNNTNLEELKEETEKVIFSIE from the coding sequence ATGGAAGAATTACATTCAGAAACACAGCAGACAGAGCCGGAACCAGCACCCAAGATCATTGGTTTAACAGGAGGAATAGGTTCCGGAAAAACCACAGTTGCGCGCTTCATAGAGGAATTCGGCTTTCCGGTTTATTATTCCGATGACAGAGCAAAAGCTATAGTTAATGAGAGTGAAGATCTGAAAATAAAAATCAAAGAACTTCTTGGCGAAGATGCTTATGATGAAAACGGATTGTACGACAGAAAATTTGTAGCGGATAAAGTTTTTAATAACAGAGATCTGCTTCAGCAGTTGAATGAAATTATTCATCCCGCTGTAAGAATTGATTTTGAAAACTGGGTTAAGAAACAAAGCAAATATTTAGTTTTTAAAGAAACAGCTTTACTGTTTGAACTGAAACTTAACAGACAATGTTATAAGTCTCTTCTGGTAACAGCCGAGGATAACATCAGGATCAAAAGAGTAATGGACAGGGATAATAAAACCTACCGCGAGGTAGAAACGGTCATGGAAAAACAAATGCCCGAAAGGGATAAAATTAAAATGGCAGACTGCATTATCTACAATAATACCAATCTGGAAGAATTAAAAGAAGAAACTGAAAAAGTGATCTTCAGTATTGAATAA
- a CDS encoding GEVED domain-containing protein — MKKFFTSLILFLCLICTGFVSKVSAQAGQIGTGTGTSVYLPIRSYYGYSYSQQIYTAAELTTAIGTSNYITAIKFYSTTVASSQAVYKDWVVYMGNTTQNNFATNTSWIPVSSMTQVFDGVLPNLTNGSWVTLQLSTPFLWNGTDNLVVAVNEKTPDYASSPGTAWGSYNAGANRGIIYYEDSANPDPAAPPSAKDRLADIPRIQLESHPLPACSTAPPTNITVSNLTTTSANIGWYLSAGATYVVRYRPVSGGAWTTINVTTPMVANQIITGLTEQTQYEVQVATVCGGTQGAFSSSVNFTTPALTYCNSAATSTYIDGYINQVSVNAQGAPSMYSNSGQSGYTDYSTDPARVVTLVRGGTATVSVSKTWPGYQYGFLTGVWIDFNRNGVFEASERVLTSPSNTTTPVTATFTVPTAAGGAYTGNLTTKMRVVLNEYSPISACGTYYYGETEDYAVKLIDLAGCSTAPPSNIMVNNVTPSSANVTWTSTTGATYIVRYRVSPSGAWQQIAVNTPLISNQLLTGLLEQTAYDVQVATVCGGTTGAFSPTVTFTTPTLTYCTAGPTSNTATSGYINNVTVTPTNTPIMMSNSGSDNYKDYTPDATRVVIFERGSANNKISVNKYWPGSPSSYAVSAWVDFNRNGTFETSERILNTTYNTTTPVTATFSVPTVASGNVYTGTLPTRMRVVMRYFDNANPCGTFTQGEVEDYAVKFVDAQPCSTAAPTNITVNNIGATTATVSWVATAGATYNIRWRVSPGGVWQTATVPAGQNFYGITGLTEQTNYDVQVSTTCNGSTGSYSSTVTFTTPPLTYCQMTGTGTNDHISNVTVTSSNLGVPPMNNTSVQTNYISYTSPETLITLDVDSQNNKISVAKGWTGATGNDAVTAWIDFDRNGQFTDAERILISPANTTTPVTATFAVPSNAYTGLLTTTMRVVLKRTNAPVMCQNAVDGEVEDYRVRIRPCSNATPNAPTFTTTHTTATVTITGAGVSYVVRYRVQGTTVWTQVYASAQLGNLPLVISGLTPATTYEVEVAAICGDIVGTATPIKTFTTRCDPTPPNVTVTNITPTTALITWSPLAASSTYTMRWRKVGSTGPWNIVSLPAAPANTYVLGSATPLEPYTTYEVQIANQCNGESTLNPYSNPKVFTTERICEIPPPGLTITQLLPTSAAIQWDPFPGATYVLRYRKVGIPSWTEVPSLVNNLVLTGLTELTKYEMQVVNICNGTPGNYTPPYYFTTPTVIYCKMKAENSTGEHISKVTVKPTGKKTMENESGASTYTDYTGVPKTFIEMIQGSTDNEIIIEKKWTGTTYNEGIAVWIDFNRNGEFDINERVFTSSPNSNSPVSGKFNVPADAFVSMTDYKYVVMRVAMSRDGIPVNCTDFKNGEVEDYTVRISKPVVANPVDQTSVMIYPNPVSSVLFVKNVSKRAKYKIYNAAGQVIADGILLNNQINVSRLINGVYVIDIDDNGTTTQKKFIKE, encoded by the coding sequence ATGAAGAAATTCTTTACCTCTTTAATTCTGTTTCTCTGTTTGATTTGCACAGGCTTTGTATCCAAAGTCTCGGCTCAGGCAGGCCAGATCGGGACAGGAACGGGTACCTCTGTGTATCTCCCCATACGTTCCTATTATGGGTATAGTTATTCTCAGCAGATTTATACTGCTGCAGAGCTTACGACTGCTATAGGTACGTCAAACTATATCACGGCTATAAAGTTTTATTCCACCACCGTTGCATCCTCTCAGGCTGTATATAAGGATTGGGTGGTATACATGGGAAATACAACCCAGAATAACTTTGCCACCAATACAAGCTGGATTCCGGTAAGTTCTATGACTCAGGTGTTTGACGGAGTTTTACCTAACTTAACGAATGGAAGCTGGGTAACTCTTCAATTGTCTACACCATTTTTATGGAATGGAACAGACAACCTTGTGGTTGCTGTAAATGAAAAAACTCCTGATTATGCATCTTCTCCAGGTACGGCCTGGGGATCATACAATGCAGGAGCAAACAGGGGGATCATCTATTATGAAGATAGCGCAAATCCTGATCCTGCAGCACCTCCTTCTGCAAAAGACAGACTTGCAGATATTCCCAGAATACAGTTGGAAAGCCACCCGCTTCCGGCTTGTTCAACAGCTCCGCCTACCAATATTACAGTTTCAAACCTGACAACAACTTCTGCTAATATAGGCTGGTACCTTTCTGCAGGTGCCACTTATGTTGTAAGATACAGACCTGTATCAGGAGGAGCTTGGACAACAATCAATGTGACAACTCCTATGGTCGCAAACCAGATTATTACCGGATTAACTGAGCAGACTCAGTATGAAGTTCAGGTAGCGACTGTCTGTGGAGGAACACAGGGAGCATTCTCTTCCAGCGTCAACTTTACAACTCCTGCACTTACTTATTGTAATTCCGCTGCTACGAGTACCTATATTGATGGATATATCAATCAGGTTTCTGTAAATGCACAAGGTGCTCCGTCTATGTACAGCAACTCCGGTCAGAGTGGCTATACAGATTACAGTACAGATCCTGCAAGAGTAGTTACTTTGGTAAGAGGAGGTACAGCTACCGTTTCAGTTTCAAAAACGTGGCCAGGCTACCAGTACGGCTTCTTGACAGGAGTTTGGATTGACTTTAACCGTAATGGTGTTTTTGAAGCGAGTGAAAGAGTACTTACTTCACCAAGTAATACAACAACTCCGGTTACCGCTACATTTACAGTACCAACTGCTGCCGGTGGTGCTTATACAGGAAACCTGACTACAAAAATGCGTGTTGTATTAAATGAATACAGCCCAATTAGTGCTTGTGGAACTTATTATTATGGTGAAACTGAAGACTATGCAGTAAAACTTATCGATTTGGCTGGATGTTCTACAGCACCGCCATCTAATATCATGGTTAATAATGTAACCCCTTCTTCAGCGAATGTTACTTGGACATCCACTACAGGAGCTACTTATATCGTAAGATACAGAGTTTCTCCTTCCGGAGCATGGCAGCAGATTGCAGTAAATACACCATTAATCAGTAACCAATTACTTACCGGATTATTGGAACAGACTGCATACGATGTACAGGTAGCCACTGTTTGTGGAGGTACTACAGGGGCATTCTCACCAACTGTTACCTTTACAACACCTACTCTTACTTATTGTACAGCAGGTCCTACAAGCAATACTGCAACAAGCGGATATATTAATAATGTAACTGTTACTCCTACGAATACTCCTATTATGATGAGTAATTCCGGATCTGACAATTATAAAGATTATACACCGGATGCTACAAGAGTAGTAATCTTTGAAAGAGGTTCAGCAAATAATAAAATTTCTGTAAACAAATACTGGCCGGGTTCTCCTTCTTCATATGCAGTTTCAGCCTGGGTAGACTTTAACAGAAACGGAACATTTGAAACCAGTGAAAGAATTCTTAATACCACATACAATACAACTACTCCTGTAACGGCTACTTTCTCAGTACCTACCGTTGCAAGTGGTAACGTGTATACAGGAACTCTTCCTACCCGTATGCGTGTAGTAATGAGATATTTTGATAATGCTAACCCTTGTGGTACATTCACTCAGGGAGAGGTAGAAGATTATGCAGTAAAATTTGTAGATGCTCAGCCTTGTTCAACGGCCGCTCCAACAAATATTACAGTAAATAATATCGGAGCTACTACAGCAACGGTATCATGGGTTGCTACTGCAGGAGCTACTTATAATATCAGATGGAGAGTTTCTCCGGGTGGAGTGTGGCAGACAGCTACAGTTCCTGCGGGTCAGAACTTCTATGGAATTACTGGTCTTACAGAGCAGACTAATTATGATGTTCAGGTTTCTACAACTTGTAACGGTTCCACAGGTTCTTACTCGTCAACAGTAACATTCACAACCCCTCCATTAACTTACTGTCAAATGACAGGAACGGGTACGAATGACCATATTTCGAATGTAACAGTTACCTCTTCGAACCTTGGAGTTCCTCCGATGAATAATACTTCGGTACAGACCAATTATATCAGTTATACTTCTCCGGAAACTCTTATTACTTTAGATGTAGATTCTCAGAATAATAAAATTTCCGTAGCAAAAGGCTGGACAGGTGCAACAGGTAACGATGCTGTAACAGCCTGGATCGACTTTGACAGAAACGGACAGTTTACAGATGCCGAGAGAATTTTAATTTCTCCAGCCAACACAACAACTCCGGTGACGGCTACTTTTGCAGTTCCTTCGAATGCTTACACAGGACTATTAACAACTACAATGAGGGTTGTACTGAAACGTACAAATGCTCCTGTAATGTGTCAGAACGCAGTAGATGGAGAAGTAGAAGACTACAGAGTAAGAATCAGACCTTGCAGCAATGCAACTCCTAACGCACCAACATTTACAACAACGCATACAACAGCTACTGTTACCATCACAGGAGCAGGAGTAAGTTATGTGGTGAGATACAGAGTGCAGGGAACAACTGTCTGGACGCAGGTATATGCTTCTGCACAATTAGGTAACCTTCCTTTAGTAATCAGTGGATTGACTCCAGCAACTACTTATGAAGTAGAGGTTGCGGCAATCTGTGGAGATATCGTTGGAACGGCAACACCAATCAAAACATTTACTACAAGATGTGATCCTACTCCTCCGAATGTAACAGTAACTAATATTACTCCAACAACAGCATTGATTACGTGGTCTCCGCTTGCAGCAAGTTCTACGTATACCATGAGATGGAGAAAAGTAGGTAGTACAGGGCCATGGAATATAGTGAGTTTACCGGCAGCTCCTGCCAATACTTATGTATTAGGAAGTGCAACTCCTCTGGAGCCATACACAACTTATGAAGTACAGATTGCTAACCAGTGTAACGGTGAAAGTACATTAAATCCATATTCAAATCCTAAAGTATTTACAACAGAAAGAATATGTGAGATTCCGCCTCCGGGACTAACAATTACCCAATTGCTTCCTACATCAGCGGCAATTCAGTGGGATCCGTTCCCGGGAGCAACATATGTTCTTAGATATAGAAAAGTAGGAATTCCGAGCTGGACAGAAGTACCATCATTAGTTAATAACCTTGTATTGACAGGTCTTACAGAATTAACAAAATATGAAATGCAGGTAGTGAATATCTGTAACGGTACACCAGGAAACTATACTCCTCCTTACTACTTTACAACTCCTACAGTAATCTACTGTAAGATGAAGGCTGAAAACTCAACAGGAGAGCATATCTCTAAAGTTACAGTGAAGCCTACTGGTAAGAAAACAATGGAGAATGAATCCGGAGCATCGACGTATACAGATTACACAGGAGTTCCTAAAACATTCATCGAGATGATCCAGGGCTCCACTGACAATGAGATCATCATTGAGAAAAAATGGACAGGAACTACTTACAACGAAGGAATCGCAGTTTGGATTGACTTCAACAGAAACGGAGAGTTTGACATCAATGAAAGAGTATTTACTTCTTCACCAAACTCAAACAGCCCTGTTTCAGGTAAATTCAATGTACCGGCAGATGCCTTTGTAAGTATGACAGATTATAAGTATGTAGTGATGAGAGTAGCCATGTCGAGAGACGGTATCCCTGTAAACTGTACTGACTTCAAAAACGGAGAAGTAGAGGATTACACGGTAAGAATCTCTAAACCTGTTGTCGCTAACCCGGTTGATCAGACAAGTGTTATGATTTATCCTAACCCGGTAAGCTCAGTACTGTTTGTAAAAAATGTTAGCAAGAGGGCTAAATATAAGATCTACAATGCAGCCGGACAGGTTATCGCAGACGGTATCCTACTCAACAACCAGATCAATGTAAGCAGATTGATTAACGGTGTTTATGTAATTGATATCGATGACAACGGTACTACTACCCAAAAGAAATTTATCAAAGAATAA
- a CDS encoding reprolysin-like metallopeptidase yields MKRVFTALMLTCIGGAVFGQWTPTSLKKGDDNKRSTGFRVDQSNVRGNGYYKLDLNLLRSQLKNAQEMGANSTPVVISLPTMSGKIERFNVYSFPVVVKELADKYELGSYVGTSVDDPTKYLRFSIAPNDFQSMIIHGDKYEFIDPASADKTIYAVHPKTKKDKNGFLCSTEESPAAKKEIDALLKNGQSFSNQPTTFNKSSDKKYRTMRLAMSVTGEYTQYFMTLANVPATATDAEKRAPALVAINNTLTRVNGVFEKDFALHLNLQNFPNVIYIDPNNDPYAAAATGSQGAWNTQLQAALTANVGNENYDIGHLFGKSGGGGNAGCIGCVCINPTTAVPKGKGSGFTSPANGIPSGDAFDIDYVAHEMGHQLGANHTFSHNLEGSGVNMEPGSGTTIMGYAGITGPDTDVQQNSDPYFHKASIGQVQANLIAKTCDVETTITNNPPVIADLPTYTIPKGTAFALTGSATDPENDPMTYSWEEVDDASVSIDKYNLGNTTSGASFRSAAPNASPTRYFPKFTSVMSGVLNNANNTWEAVSTKARTTNFALTVRDNNSNVAQQQSAFKIQTIVVGDNGPFRLANQYADVNTPTPVQWIVANTNAAPYNVANVKIDYTTDNGTTWTVLSASTPNDGSENFTFPSSLNGQTIKVRVSSIGNVFYAVGPVSIAPLSACSSAAPTNVVVSNITVSSGSVSWMSYTGATYKVRYRKVGTTVWTEADTAVPSINLSNLIDGTTYEVQVALVCGTTVGTYSTSVNFSTPALAYCAAASTSSDYEYIANVTLANVNNTSVNSTYTNYTTNTALQINLTKGNVYPMSVTVGNSGSADYDTVAAFIDFNKDGVFSDSERVLNYPVTLTQPSTVVSGNVTIPANAVEGQPLRMRVVAFYVGAGTGGGNIGLSLPSDYVCGELFDGEVEDYNVVITGNLSTSENDVKNNGIQIYPNPATDVLNITKVSDKATYKIYSAAGQLVDRGNINNGKVNVSALVKGGYIITIDDKGIEQFKSKFIKK; encoded by the coding sequence ATGAAAAGAGTATTTACTGCTTTAATGTTAACTTGCATAGGAGGGGCAGTGTTCGGGCAATGGACACCTACTTCTCTTAAAAAAGGAGACGACAACAAAAGAAGTACAGGATTTAGAGTAGATCAATCTAATGTAAGAGGTAACGGGTACTATAAACTGGACCTGAACTTACTGAGATCTCAGCTGAAGAATGCACAGGAAATGGGAGCTAATTCCACTCCTGTAGTAATTTCTCTTCCTACTATGAGCGGGAAGATTGAAAGGTTTAATGTATACAGTTTTCCGGTAGTTGTAAAAGAACTGGCAGACAAGTATGAATTAGGATCTTATGTTGGAACAAGTGTCGATGACCCTACCAAATACTTAAGATTCAGTATCGCTCCTAACGATTTTCAGTCAATGATTATCCATGGAGATAAATATGAATTTATCGATCCGGCATCAGCAGACAAAACGATTTATGCTGTTCATCCTAAAACAAAAAAGGATAAGAACGGTTTCCTGTGTTCTACAGAAGAATCTCCTGCTGCTAAGAAGGAAATAGATGCTTTATTGAAAAATGGGCAGTCTTTTTCTAATCAGCCAACAACTTTTAACAAAAGTTCTGATAAGAAATACAGAACAATGAGACTGGCAATGTCTGTTACAGGTGAGTATACACAATACTTTATGACACTTGCAAACGTGCCTGCCACTGCTACAGATGCCGAGAAAAGAGCTCCTGCATTAGTTGCTATCAACAATACTCTGACCAGAGTAAACGGAGTTTTTGAAAAAGATTTTGCTCTGCATTTGAATTTACAGAATTTCCCAAATGTAATTTATATTGATCCTAATAACGATCCATATGCAGCAGCTGCAACGGGATCACAAGGGGCTTGGAACACACAGCTGCAAGCAGCTTTGACAGCCAATGTTGGAAACGAAAACTATGATATCGGACACTTGTTCGGTAAATCAGGAGGTGGAGGAAACGCCGGATGTATCGGGTGTGTATGTATCAATCCTACAACTGCAGTTCCTAAAGGAAAAGGTTCAGGATTTACTTCTCCGGCGAATGGAATCCCGTCTGGTGACGCCTTTGATATCGATTATGTTGCACACGAAATGGGGCACCAGTTAGGAGCTAACCATACTTTCTCTCATAATCTTGAAGGAAGCGGAGTAAATATGGAACCAGGTTCAGGAACTACCATCATGGGATATGCAGGTATTACCGGCCCTGATACAGATGTTCAGCAAAACTCTGATCCTTATTTCCATAAAGCAAGTATCGGTCAGGTACAGGCTAATTTAATTGCAAAAACTTGTGATGTAGAAACTACAATTACCAACAATCCACCGGTAATTGCCGATCTTCCAACATATACTATACCTAAAGGTACTGCTTTTGCTTTAACAGGTTCTGCTACAGATCCTGAAAATGATCCAATGACTTATTCCTGGGAAGAGGTAGATGATGCTTCAGTTTCTATTGATAAGTATAATTTAGGAAATACAACATCAGGAGCTTCATTCAGATCTGCTGCTCCAAACGCAAGCCCGACAAGATACTTCCCGAAATTTACTTCTGTAATGAGCGGAGTTTTAAATAACGCGAACAATACATGGGAAGCCGTATCTACTAAGGCAAGAACTACAAATTTTGCATTAACGGTAAGAGATAATAATTCCAATGTAGCCCAACAGCAATCTGCTTTTAAAATTCAGACTATTGTTGTAGGAGATAATGGTCCTTTCAGATTAGCTAACCAATATGCTGATGTGAATACTCCAACGCCAGTTCAATGGATTGTTGCCAATACCAATGCAGCTCCTTATAATGTTGCTAATGTAAAAATTGATTACACTACAGATAACGGAACAACCTGGACGGTATTATCAGCATCAACACCTAATGACGGATCCGAAAACTTCACTTTCCCTTCTTCATTGAACGGTCAGACAATTAAAGTAAGAGTTTCTTCAATAGGAAATGTTTTCTATGCGGTAGGACCTGTAAGTATTGCACCTCTATCTGCTTGTAGCAGTGCTGCTCCAACTAACGTTGTTGTAAGTAACATTACAGTGTCTTCAGGAAGTGTATCCTGGATGTCTTATACAGGCGCAACTTATAAAGTACGTTACAGAAAAGTAGGTACAACTGTATGGACTGAAGCTGATACAGCAGTTCCTTCAATCAACTTAAGTAACTTAATTGATGGTACAACGTATGAAGTTCAGGTAGCTTTAGTTTGTGGTACTACAGTAGGAACATATTCTACATCCGTAAACTTCAGTACACCTGCACTTGCTTACTGCGCAGCTGCTTCAACAAGTTCAGACTATGAGTATATTGCCAATGTGACACTTGCGAATGTAAATAACACTTCTGTAAATAGTACATATACAAACTATACAACAAATACAGCACTTCAAATTAACTTAACAAAAGGGAATGTTTACCCTATGTCTGTTACTGTAGGGAACTCCGGTAGTGCTGATTATGATACGGTAGCTGCATTTATAGACTTTAACAAAGATGGTGTTTTCAGTGATTCAGAAAGAGTATTGAATTATCCTGTAACATTAACGCAGCCATCAACTGTAGTAAGCGGAAACGTTACAATTCCAGCGAATGCAGTAGAAGGACAGCCATTAAGAATGAGAGTTGTAGCATTCTATGTAGGTGCTGGAACTGGAGGAGGTAACATTGGTTTATCATTACCTTCAGATTATGTTTGTGGAGAACTTTTCGATGGTGAGGTTGAGGATTATAATGTAGTGATCACAGGTAACCTTTCTACTTCTGAAAACGATGTTAAAAATAATGGTATTCAGATTTATCCAAATCCTGCAACTGATGTTTTAAATATTACTAAAGTTTCAGATAAAGCAACTTATAAAATTTATAGTGCTGCCGGACAATTAGTAGACAGAGGAAATATCAATAATGGAAAAGTAAATGTTTCAGCTTTAGTGAAAGGTGGTTATATAATTACTATTGATGATAAAGGAATTGAACAGTTCAAATCTAAATTTATCAAGAAATAA
- a CDS encoding DUF6048 family protein: MKTRLIFTFLFSLLGIISWAQEKKKEAEKKVHEKYEPNFMVGLDVLNTGAGFFSDRKLYQGFISSKIKGNLHAIAEAGFEKNVYQKNGYDAKASGPFVKLGAFYMLAKDAENEFNGFYAGGKAAGSFYNQEYMAIPVRGFGGSSSSEAFPSSSQSSFWLEGTLGGRVQLFSSNFYIDVNLQPRYMVYTSKQDDISPMIVPGFGRSSSKFNMGFAWNIAYKF, from the coding sequence ATGAAGACAAGACTAATCTTTACCTTTCTTTTTAGTTTATTGGGAATAATAAGCTGGGCACAAGAGAAAAAAAAGGAAGCAGAAAAGAAAGTTCATGAGAAATATGAACCCAATTTTATGGTTGGCCTTGATGTACTGAACACCGGAGCCGGATTCTTTTCAGACAGAAAACTGTATCAGGGATTTATTTCGTCAAAGATAAAAGGAAATCTGCATGCTATTGCGGAAGCAGGTTTTGAAAAGAATGTGTATCAGAAGAATGGTTATGATGCAAAAGCAAGCGGTCCCTTCGTTAAGTTGGGGGCTTTCTATATGCTGGCAAAAGATGCAGAGAATGAATTCAACGGATTTTATGCTGGTGGAAAAGCAGCAGGATCATTCTATAACCAGGAATATATGGCAATTCCCGTTCGCGGATTTGGGGGAAGCAGTTCCTCTGAAGCATTTCCTTCATCCTCTCAGTCTTCTTTCTGGCTTGAAGGTACATTGGGGGGCAGAGTGCAATTGTTTAGTTCCAATTTTTATATAGATGTAAATCTTCAGCCAAGATATATGGTTTACACTTCCAAACAGGATGATATTTCTCCAATGATCGTTCCCGGCTTTGGAAGAAGTTCCTCAAAGTTTAATATGGGGTTTGCATGGAATATTGCTTATAAGTTCTAG